CGAAAGGAGGGTCCAGTTTTCAGCTGGTAACTGTGAGTCCACACATCCCTAGAATTCAAGTGCTGAGATTTTAACCACAATCTTGTTCAGCAGTCCCCATTTTCAGACTCTGTAAGAGAAGCATGCAGCACAGCATAATGGCCACCCATGCGTTTAAGAGACCTCTAGGACCCAAGACCCCCGTCCATGCCCAGCTATGAAACCATGGCTGGCGGATAAGGGTCCTGCACTCAGTCCAGCTACATAACCACACTATAAATATATTTCCCTAATTTTACTTTGGTTTAGAAAAATACATCAACACATATCAGGGTGTGACAATTTAATTGTTCCTTAATTGACTGAAGGATTTAACCTCTGTATGTAGAGATGCTGTCCAAAGCAGGAGTCCAAAACCCCTGACCTTTCACACTGATTTCATGAGCAACAGCTCCACCCTCACCTAGTTCATGGTGTTAAGAGTTCTTACATTCTGGGGAGAGTGGAGAGAATTGAGAGGCCCCTATATGAGAATGAGAGACTTCATGAAACAGTTTTTCGGTGTTTCCCACAGaggagacaagtgctctaccagaaACCCATGCTGCCATGGTGATGGACCAGCCCAAAAGTAAGACTTCAAGGGATCACCTGTAACTAATACGCAACTCTTAACAGATACCTGTCAGTGGTCCTTAAAAAGAGCTAAGAGAAATGCTTTCTCCACCGTAGGTGGTTTCCCTGAATAGTGTGTTTCTGGGAAGGGGGAGCATCCTACTTACCATCGTCCTTGATTCCTTTGCAGGGATGGAAACTTCCCTAGGGATGGAGGCTTCCTTGGGATTGCAACCTCCAAGTCAGACATTTTgtctgccacagcctccagaaTTCCCATACATCTGCAATAACAGAAAAAGccaaataattgagaaaaactCACAAACTGAACTTGGGGACATTTCCACAATAACTCCAGTCCAGAGTTCTACTGATTTCTTGGCATTGCCTCCAAATCAAAGCCAGGAACAAACAGAGATTAAGAATTTGTGTGAGATTAACACCATGCTCTCAGAACCACTGGATGCCTACCAAATTGCCATGGAGAACCAGGATCCTCCACTACTCCCTTTAGACATCCCTGAAATCCACCAGCTTCTGGCCTCCATTGGTCCTCTGGACCAAGAGGAGAAGCCACATTCTGAAAATATCCATCTAGAAAGGAATAGCCTGAGTCTTGAGGACCAAGGCACACTTGAAAATGGGATTGAATTTAGCAGTGGTTTTGCAGACCTCACTGCACTGCTGGGGGATATTCAACTTCCTGAGCTTTTCAGTTCCTTAAAAGACTTTGACCAACCTGAAAGTCCCACAATAACAAAATCCAATGACACCAGAGCCATCACGGTGAATCAGGGTAAGGAAATCACAAGCGCCTTAAAGGGTCCTAGTGAGCCAATGAGGAAGAACAAACATAAAGCCTCAGAGTGTCCTGATGGAACTCCTCAGGCCAAAATGCAGCTAAGGGACCTAGAGTGTGCATTAGGAGGAGAAGTTGCTCACAGGGATGCAGACAGTAGTAGGGCCCCTGTGCACACAGCCAAGCACTCTATCAGCAAAGCTCAGGAAGCTGCATCCAGCAGGAACAGCAAGGCCAAGGGCCATGGGCAGGAAAACACCAAGAGGACCAGAGAAAACAACTCCAGGAAAGCCGAGGAGAAGAAGCAGCCAGGCAACAAAGTCAAGGCAGAAGAGAAGCCAACAGTGCCCAaactgaagaggaagaggaaccaACCTGAGCTTTGCCAAGAGACCTTTAAAAAGCCGTGGAGCTGTCTCGACGTGCACATGCTGGAGTCGGTGCAGGTTTTCCACGCACTGGAGAAGAAGAATGATAAGAAAACTGGGCTCTCTTCCTCCCGGGCCCTGGGAAACTCAGGCAGTACCCAAGACCCCCGTCCATGCCCAGCTATGAAACCATGGCTGGCGGATAAGCGTGCTGAGAAATCACAAGTCAAAGCCCAGAACCCAGATATCAGCGCTAAAGGAGAAGGTCCCGCTCCATCCATTTATGAGCCTCCACCACCTGGGAAGGTTAAATTGGTACCTTTGCCTTTTCTGACCCTGGAGAAACCTCCACCTCGACCAGTAATCAATAGGAGGCCACAGTCTCTGGCTTCACGGACACCCACTGGGGCTTACCCTGCCCAGCCTGGTCCCGCTAGCTCAGCTCAACCCATGGCAGTCAATCAATCCCAACCAGCTACTGCCAACCCATCTTGGATGCGTCCTGCCAAGCCAGCTCAGCCCGTTTTGACTCATGCCATTCAGTCAGGTATGAGCGCTTCTACCCAGCCTAGTGTCCCTCGGTCTGCTGCTTCTGGGCCTGCACCCTACAAAATATCATCTTGCACTTCTCTCCATTGGCAACCAGTTCCCAATGTTGGGACCAAGCCCCAGTCACAACCGCTCAAGTCTCAAAACCAATATCTACTCCAAGACTTTGCCTTACAACCAATTCCATGGAGGAAACCCAATGTTCCTGGGCAAGTAGTATCAACTCCCATCACCAAACAGCAGAGGCCAGAGCGGGAAGCCATGAAGAAGAAGGCTCAACAAGAGCGTCAGAATGCTGCCAAGTACACTGCTTTGGGGAGAGTGCAGTGCTTCattgagagggaaagagagatggagaTTTCTCGCTACTATGGCTACATAATGTAAGAGCTGCTGAGATCAGTGGTGCCACTTAGGGACCAAATAGTTTTCCACATGTATATAGATAGAGtgatacacatttatttattctcagatgctttcaaagtttaataaaattatataaagaaatgtaatataATTCACTAATACATAATAAAGAGGCCTTCTGATACCACTGAGaattgttagaaaataaagaggcCTTTGGGTACCACATGGGTACCAAATAGTGTTCTCATATACACATAGATAGATAGTTGAAAATTTATTCATTAGGCACAGTTGAAAAGGTAATATAGTTCAATAAAGAAATGCTATATAGTATTGATTAGAGGGTAATAATAAAGAGGCTTTATGTTGCCATTTGAATACCAAATAGTTTTCcacatatatatacagagaggTACATAGATACAAAGGGATTCACTTATAGATTTTTAAGACTTAAtatagttgaataaagaaatgtaataGAATTGTTTGAGAGATAAGTAATAAAGATGCTTTCTGGTACTGCTTGGGCATCACATAGTTTTCTACATGTGTagatacaaattttataaatatgtagataCAAAGATACAAATGTATTCAttctaatatgtttttaaagtttagtCAAATTGAATGAAGAAATTCAATAGAATTGGTTAATAAAGAGGCCTTGTGTTACCACTTGGCTATCAAACATTTGTCCTCATAGACGTATGAATATGTACTCATTCcaatatacttttaaaacttaataaaattgaataaagaaatgtaatagaattgattaataaataataaacaggaATTTTGAGTTTGAATGGCTGTTAAGTGTGGTTTAGTTTGGTAGCCGTGGGGATCACAGCctgcatgagaagaaaggaagtcAAAGTTGGCCAAGATAATAGAAGTAAAGGCTAGGAATGGGGGAAAGAGGAAGGCATATGATCCAGCACTAGgaaggcaaaaagaagagagatgTATGGGCTTACTGGAAGAATCAGGAATTGGCAAAATGGCTGACCAATAACACAATGTTTGAAACTAgggttaaaatgataaaatgtcaaTCAAGTTGAAAATGATAGGAGACGGGCTCAGGTTGACcagaagaaatgcaaaaatcaaacaaaaaactctcATGGAGAATGGCCTAGTTTTGGGCCTACCTGAAaggcattttacaaaagaagattCAGGGCACATCTCCACCATGTTTGGGTCACTTTCCCTAGCTGGGAAAGGTGAATACAAAACACAGGGAATCTACCAGGGGTGTCAGAGGGTTCACAGTTACCCTGAGGGAAGCTGATAACCTGGGACTTGGCCACGTGAACTGCAGCAGCATGAGGCCCACCCAGAACATGGCCTGGAATAAATCACTATTGACTCAACACCCATGCACCAGGTCT
The sequence above is a segment of the Marmota flaviventris isolate mMarFla1 chromosome 14, mMarFla1.hap1, whole genome shotgun sequence genome. Coding sequences within it:
- the LOC114082274 gene encoding uncharacterized protein C2orf78-like, whose amino-acid sequence is MHSLASATHTSSGVISSSFVFDVTSSLTMSENFQNSSLHGNADSLQLSLPVVTNAASGTGSVCNFSRASAPAATSAWLLPSTCGTSFQPLMGSAYLYQHATTAMVSGVTGQNQTPMAPAPYPSISEWYIPGSAEKSSSSLGDFNLTVTDQNTADSSLSMTSQYDKTSEANVMIPGYPLLSGRLVQVTLSQIPNQGRCLSLPHQEGSQVYYYDQNSLGTLLSGEHWPCLQSYGSVPYAGISAAAPQPEMVTVLKEVQPTNVLPSVPTPVTYYSVSTQSIEGTNFQGMETSLGMEASLGLQPPSQTFCLPQPPEFPYICNNRKSQIIEKNSQTELGDISTITPVQSSTDFLALPPNQSQEQTEIKNLCEINTMLSEPLDAYQIAMENQDPPLLPLDIPEIHQLLASIGPLDQEEKPHSENIHLERNSLSLEDQGTLENGIEFSSGFADLTALLGDIQLPELFSSLKDFDQPESPTITKSNDTRAITVNQGKEITSALKGPSEPMRKNKHKASECPDGTPQAKMQLRDLECALGGEVAHRDADSSRAPVHTAKHSISKAQEAASSRNSKAKGHGQENTKRTRENNSRKAEEKKQPGNKVKAEEKPTVPKLKRKRNQPELCQETFKKPWSCLDVHMLESVQVFHALEKKNDKKTGLSSSRALGNSGSTQDPRPCPAMKPWLADKRAEKSQVKAQNPDISAKGEGPAPSIYEPPPPGKVKLVPLPFLTLEKPPPRPVINRRPQSLASRTPTGAYPAQPGPASSAQPMAVNQSQPATANPSWMRPAKPAQPVLTHAIQSGMSASTQPSVPRSAASGPAPYKISSCTSLHWQPVPNVGTKPQSQPLKSQNQYLLQDFALQPIPWRKPNVPGQVVSTPITKQQRPEREAMKKKAQQERQNAAKYTALGRVQCFIEREREMEISRYYGYIM